A genomic segment from Anas platyrhynchos isolate ZD024472 breed Pekin duck chromosome 5, IASCAAS_PekinDuck_T2T, whole genome shotgun sequence encodes:
- the RHOV gene encoding rho-related GTP-binding protein RhoV — translation MPPQELLDYPPALRRHSRPRGSGPELGIKCVLVGDGAVGKTSLVVSYTTNGYPDEYQPTALDTFSVQVLVDGAPVRIQLWDTAGQEDFDCLRSLCYPDTDVFLVCFSVVNPSSFQNITEKWIPEIRTHNPRAPVLLVGTQADLRDDVNVLISLDRYHVKPVPRPQAEGLADKIRAEAYLECSALTQKNLKEVFDMAIVSGVEHKARQEKKMTAKGIKTLSKCRWKKFFCFV, via the exons ATGCCCCCTCAGGAGCTGCTGGACTACCCGCCCGCCCTGCGCAGACACAGCCGGCCCCGGGGCAGCGGCCCGGAGCTGGGCATCAAGTGCGTGCTGGTGGGCGATGGAGCCGTGGGCAAGACCAGCCTGGTGGTCAGCTACACCACCAACGGCTACCCCGACGAGTACCAGCCCACCGCCCTCGACACCTTCTCAG TGCAGGTCCTGGTGGATGGAGCTCCAGTCCGGATCCAGCTGTGGGACACGGCTGGCCAG GAGGACTTTGACTGTTTGCGCTCGCTTTGTTACCCAGACACTGACGTCTTCCTTGTCTGCTTCAGTGTGGTAAATCCAAGCTCCTTCCAAAACATTACTGAGAAATGGATCCCTGAGATACGAACTCACAACCCCCGGGCCCCAGTGCTGTTAGTGGGGACACAGGCAGACTTGCGGGATGATGTCAATGTCCTCATCAGCCTGGATCGCTACCACGTGAAGCCCGTGCCCCGGCCTCAGGCAGAAGGTCTAGCAGATAAAATCCGGGCTGAAGCCTACCTGGAGTGCTCAGCATTGACCCAGAAGAACCTCAAAGAAGTGTTCGACATGGCCATTGTCAGCGGTGTTGAACACAAGGCACGGCAAGAAAAGAAGATGACAGCCAAAGGCATCAAAACTCTCTCCAAGTGCCGCTGGAAGAAGTTCTTCTGCTTTGTCTGA